In a genomic window of Acidobacteriota bacterium:
- a CDS encoding ATP-binding cassette domain-containing protein, whose product MSEVLVEARGLCKDYCRRGLAAPPVKVLQDLDFRLLQGETVAIQGQSGVGKTTLLNLLGGLDRPDSGILLFRQEEIPSDPASRARWRRGAVGIIFQFHGLLGEFTAAENVALAGLIRGWRRADALRRARDLLGRLGLAERAEHHPDQLSGGEQQRVALARALVTGPPLLLADEPTGNLDPRTGDRVLDTLFQLQQELGFSLVVATHSERLARRCHRALRLERGRLVEITTFAGSEEPS is encoded by the coding sequence GTGAGTGAGGTCCTGGTCGAGGCCCGTGGTCTGTGCAAGGACTATTGCCGCCGCGGGTTGGCCGCACCTCCCGTGAAAGTGTTGCAAGATTTGGATTTCCGCTTGCTTCAAGGCGAGACCGTGGCGATTCAGGGCCAGTCGGGGGTCGGCAAGACGACGCTGTTGAACCTGCTCGGCGGTCTCGACCGGCCGGATTCGGGTATTCTCTTGTTCAGACAGGAGGAGATACCCTCGGATCCTGCGTCCCGCGCCCGGTGGCGCAGGGGGGCCGTGGGGATCATCTTCCAGTTTCATGGGCTGCTTGGTGAGTTTACAGCGGCGGAGAATGTGGCTCTCGCCGGCCTCATCCGGGGCTGGCGGCGCGCGGACGCGCTCCGGCGGGCCCGGGATCTGCTCGGGCGGCTGGGCCTGGCTGAACGGGCCGAGCACCACCCCGATCAGCTCTCCGGGGGCGAGCAGCAGCGGGTGGCCCTGGCCCGGGCCCTGGTCACCGGGCCTCCGCTCCTGCTGGCCGACGAGCCCACGGGCAATCTCGACCCCCGGACCGGCGATCGCGTCCTCGACACCCTCTTCCAGTTGCAGCAGGAGTTGGGCTTCTCCCTCGTCGTGGCGACCCACTCGGAAAGGCTGGCGCGTCGCTGCCACCGTGCCCTACGTTTGGAACGAGGCCGGCTCGTGGAGATCACCACGTTCGCCGGAAGCGAAGAACCCTCCTGA